One window of Methanogenium organophilum genomic DNA carries:
- the dcd gene encoding dCTP deaminase: MILVDWQIENRIERGFIKIDPFDPKLIQPNSIDIRLGDHFVWYEESDDVIDPYEQDSIVSHVDEKHAEYIDIPPGMFLLAETHECITLPDDIVATIEGKSSIARLGIALHQTGGWIDAGFCGTITLEISNANRRPVRLYAGMPIGQLVFYTTERAEKPYGSKGDAKYLNQRQATLSRYHKNIK; encoded by the coding sequence ATGATTCTCGTTGACTGGCAGATAGAAAACCGTATTGAGCGGGGTTTTATAAAAATCGACCCGTTTGACCCAAAGTTAATTCAGCCCAATTCAATCGACATCCGACTGGGTGACCATTTTGTGTGGTATGAAGAGTCTGATGACGTTATCGACCCGTACGAACAGGATTCAATTGTATCCCATGTTGACGAGAAGCATGCAGAATATATTGATATTCCGCCCGGCATGTTTCTTCTTGCAGAAACACACGAGTGCATCACTCTGCCGGATGACATTGTTGCAACCATCGAAGGGAAATCCAGCATTGCGCGTCTGGGCATTGCCCTGCACCAGACAGGTGGATGGATTGACGCAGGATTTTGCGGGACCATAACACTTGAAATATCAAATGCAAACCGCCGCCCGGTTCGCCTCTATGCAGGAATGCCAATCGGCCAACTTGTATTTTATACTACAGAGCGTGCAGAGAAGCCATACGGTTCAAAGGGAGATGCAAAATATCTCAACCAGCGCCAGGCAACCCTCTCACGCTATCACAAAAATATCAAGTGA
- the nifB gene encoding nitrogenase cofactor biosynthesis protein NifB — MTSGEYPTAKVNGEEIPYDPDVLRKIQEHPCYSEKACHTFGRMHLAVAPKCNIQCNYCIRDFDCVNESRPGVCSKVLTPEEALVLVREVMGKFSYIKVIGIAGPGDPLANEETFETLRLLKEEFPVPIKCLSTNGLMLPENIDRLEEYDVGNITVTCNAIDPAIGEQIYSFVEWEGEKLHGREAAERLLAQQLKGIEMAVERKMLVKVNTVLIPGVNDHHIVDIAKKMGEMGVYTFNIIPVIPQYKFAHITPPTPADKKAMHDACAPYIRQMKHCARCRSDAIGKLGKDVQDEIYRNCGSL, encoded by the coding sequence GCAAAGGTTAACGGGGAGGAGATCCCGTACGACCCTGACGTACTAAGGAAGATCCAGGAACACCCATGCTACAGCGAAAAGGCATGCCATACGTTCGGGAGAATGCACCTCGCAGTGGCACCAAAATGCAATATTCAGTGTAATTATTGTATCCGTGACTTTGACTGTGTCAACGAAAGCCGCCCTGGTGTCTGCAGTAAGGTGCTCACTCCTGAAGAGGCTCTGGTGCTGGTACGGGAAGTGATGGGGAAGTTCTCCTATATCAAGGTGATAGGCATTGCAGGACCGGGGGACCCCCTTGCAAATGAGGAGACCTTTGAGACCCTCCGTCTTCTCAAAGAAGAATTCCCGGTGCCGATCAAGTGCCTCTCCACAAACGGGCTGATGCTTCCGGAGAATATTGACCGTCTTGAAGAATATGATGTGGGGAACATCACTGTCACCTGCAATGCAATAGACCCTGCCATCGGTGAACAGATCTACTCCTTTGTGGAATGGGAAGGAGAGAAACTGCATGGACGTGAAGCAGCAGAACGGCTCCTTGCACAGCAGTTGAAAGGTATTGAGATGGCTGTGGAACGCAAGATGCTCGTCAAGGTGAACACGGTCCTGATCCCTGGTGTCAATGACCATCATATCGTTGATATTGCAAAGAAGATGGGTGAGATGGGTGTCTATACCTTCAATATCATTCCGGTCATCCCGCAGTATAAGTTTGCTCACATTACTCCGCCAACCCCTGCCGACAAGAAGGCGATGCATGATGCATGTGCCCCATATATCCGCCAGATGAAGCACTGTGCACGCTGTCGCTCTGATGCGATAGGAAAACTGGGAAAAGACGTACAGGATGAGATCTACCGGAACTGCGGTTCACTCTAA
- a CDS encoding phosphoglycerol geranylgeranyltransferase, whose translation MDDSWKEWVHITKLDPDKVIDNDAVAEIATSGTDALMLSGTLNVTQENMRELITQVKEYDLPVVVEPAGPEAVVLEEVDGLFVPSVLNTPDMRWMVGKHQYWVKHNSIDWTKVVPEAYIVLNPASSVGKVTGAICDISAEDVAAYAEVADQYFSFPVVYIEYSGTYGDPTVVAAAAEVISDARLFYGGGINNAEKAAEMGRLADTIVVGNAVYDDGVSALKATVKAVH comes from the coding sequence ATGGATGACAGCTGGAAAGAATGGGTCCATATCACCAAACTGGACCCGGACAAAGTAATAGACAATGATGCCGTCGCAGAGATTGCGACAAGTGGAACAGACGCCCTGATGCTCTCAGGGACACTCAATGTAACCCAGGAGAATATGCGGGAGTTAATCACTCAGGTGAAGGAATATGATCTCCCTGTTGTTGTCGAACCTGCAGGGCCGGAGGCAGTGGTTCTTGAGGAAGTGGACGGTCTCTTTGTGCCCAGTGTTCTCAACACCCCGGATATGCGCTGGATGGTCGGAAAACACCAATACTGGGTGAAACATAATAGCATAGACTGGACAAAGGTGGTTCCTGAGGCATATATTGTACTGAATCCGGCGTCATCGGTGGGCAAGGTGACAGGCGCTATCTGTGACATATCTGCGGAAGATGTTGCAGCCTATGCTGAGGTTGCAGACCAGTACTTCTCTTTCCCGGTAGTATACATTGAATATTCCGGAACATATGGCGACCCCACCGTGGTTGCTGCGGCAGCAGAGGTCATCTCTGACGCCCGTCTTTTCTATGGCGGTGGTATCAATAATGCAGAGAAGGCAGCTGAGATGGGCAGGCTTGCTGATACTATCGTCGTCGGCAACGCTGTCTATGACGACGGTGTCTCTGCACTGAAGGCAACCGTGAAGGCAGTCCACTAA
- the gatB gene encoding Asp-tRNA(Asn)/Glu-tRNA(Gln) amidotransferase subunit GatB: protein MTDKTVIIGLEIHCQLNTKTKLFCGCSTDFQGDEPNTHVCPICLGLPGAMPRLNKQAVLYALKVAKALNLTVPEVSEFSRKNYFYPDLPKGYQISQYDKPIAEKGIMEIDDDEGHPKNIRITRIHLEEDPGRLVHKTSRDRAGYSLVDYNRSSIPLIEIVTEPDLRSPKEARRFLNKLRSTLEYLEVFDGEREGSIRVDANISIKGHNRVECKNISSYKGVEKALNFEITRQRNLIRRGQRIEQETRHFQEGRGITTSSRSKEDENDYRYFPEPDLRPLRVSGWVDDIVLPELPDARRERFMTQYGISDNHARTLTGDLKVANFYESVADADPCIAATWVADILLGELNYRSMRIDDVPVMNIADLITLIRDDTITDKSGVEVLRTMLDQCMGEDTEACEMPADIVTRMGLTKAAGDDFTAVIQEVITTNPDAVADYRAGKKGAINFLVGQVMKATRGRADPKELNLAMAAALKEAED from the coding sequence ATGACTGACAAGACCGTCATTATCGGACTGGAGATTCACTGCCAGCTCAATACAAAGACAAAACTCTTCTGTGGATGTTCCACGGATTTCCAGGGAGACGAGCCAAACACGCACGTCTGCCCGATATGCCTTGGTCTTCCGGGTGCAATGCCCCGCCTGAACAAACAGGCAGTGCTCTATGCCCTCAAAGTTGCAAAGGCCCTGAACCTGACGGTACCGGAAGTCTCTGAGTTCTCCCGTAAGAACTATTTCTATCCCGATCTTCCCAAGGGTTACCAGATCTCCCAGTATGACAAACCCATCGCAGAGAAGGGTATCATGGAGATTGATGATGATGAAGGGCACCCAAAGAATATCCGCATCACCCGGATTCACCTCGAAGAGGACCCGGGGAGACTGGTGCACAAGACGTCACGGGACCGGGCGGGATACTCTCTTGTGGACTACAACCGGAGTTCCATCCCCTTAATTGAAATCGTCACCGAACCCGATCTCCGCTCTCCAAAAGAGGCACGCAGATTCCTGAACAAACTCCGTTCCACCCTCGAATATCTCGAGGTCTTCGACGGTGAACGTGAAGGTTCCATCCGTGTGGATGCAAACATCTCCATCAAGGGCCACAACCGGGTGGAGTGCAAGAACATTTCCTCATACAAAGGGGTAGAGAAGGCACTCAACTTTGAGATCACCCGCCAGCGCAATCTCATCCGGAGAGGACAGAGGATTGAACAGGAAACACGCCATTTCCAGGAAGGCCGTGGCATCACCACCTCTTCCCGCAGCAAAGAGGATGAAAACGATTACCGGTATTTTCCTGAACCCGACCTTCGTCCGCTGAGAGTCTCCGGATGGGTGGATGACATTGTCCTCCCCGAACTTCCGGATGCACGCCGCGAGCGGTTTATGACGCAGTATGGCATCTCAGATAACCATGCCCGTACCCTCACCGGTGACCTGAAGGTCGCAAACTTCTATGAGTCAGTTGCAGACGCTGACCCCTGCATTGCCGCCACATGGGTGGCAGACATTCTTCTGGGAGAACTGAACTACCGCTCAATGCGCATTGATGATGTGCCCGTAATGAACATCGCAGACCTCATCACCCTCATCCGTGATGACACCATCACCGACAAATCCGGTGTGGAAGTGCTCAGGACGATGCTTGATCAGTGCATGGGAGAAGACACCGAAGCATGCGAGATGCCTGCTGACATCGTGACCCGCATGGGCCTCACCAAGGCCGCGGGAGATGACTTCACTGCGGTCATACAGGAGGTCATTACCACAAACCCCGATGCTGTGGCAGATTACCGGGCAGGAAAGAAAGGAGCGATAAACTTCCTTGTAGGTCAGGTCATGAAGGCAACCCGCGGACGGGCCGACCCCAAAGAACTTAATCTCGCGATGGCAGCCGCTCTGAAAGAAGCGGAGGATTGA
- a CDS encoding threonine--tRNA ligase, translating to MRILLIHSDQITYEAQKKTPVAEENIVPADGLEEALTAFCAVEAPDEENIAGVAAKTAREILEAAEKLGTTNIMVYPYAHLSSDLSSPKAAIEALTAIERICSEKKGMTVKRAPFGWYKAFTISCKGHPLSELSRTITPEDTEEKTAKKEVTHTFFVLTPEGAREEPAKYADDTPFGKLVKKETGIAAEGTGDSVHCELMRAKEFVDYEPLSDVGNHRWMPRGKIIRDLLSDYVLGLVLDYGGMPVETPVMYDLDNPAINEHAGKFGERQYRFKSGNRNMMLRFAACFGMFSIMHDMHISPNTLPMKMYELSTYSFRHEQKGECIGLKRLRAFTMPDMHSLCLDMDQTLECFEEQMMMGWQSGRDLETPLAGIFRCTEEFYEEHEEWVKGIVKASGVPMLIELLSDRVHYWVAKVDLAAIDGQGRPIENPTVQIDVESSTRFDIKYFTDEGEVHPPIIHCSPTGSIERVICALLEKTATQDVPMLPVWLSPTQARIVPVAERHISYAKEVCENLTKAGIRCDVDDREESVGKKVREAGMDWVPYVAVVGDSEAESGTLTVTIRKESQPKKPYKEEMTTEALAEAISAVTAGMPVRKLYTPKNLSVKPRFI from the coding sequence ATGCGAATTTTGCTGATTCATTCCGACCAGATTACATATGAGGCCCAGAAGAAGACACCGGTAGCAGAAGAGAACATTGTACCGGCCGACGGACTTGAAGAGGCACTGACAGCATTCTGTGCTGTGGAAGCGCCGGACGAAGAGAATATCGCGGGAGTTGCGGCAAAGACCGCAAGAGAGATCCTGGAAGCAGCAGAGAAGCTCGGGACGACAAATATTATGGTCTACCCGTATGCCCACCTCTCCAGTGACCTATCATCCCCGAAGGCGGCGATTGAAGCACTGACTGCAATCGAGAGAATCTGCTCCGAAAAGAAGGGAATGACTGTCAAACGTGCACCGTTTGGGTGGTACAAGGCCTTCACCATCTCCTGCAAGGGCCACCCTCTCTCTGAACTCTCCCGGACAATAACCCCGGAAGACACCGAAGAGAAGACAGCGAAGAAGGAAGTCACCCACACGTTCTTTGTCCTCACCCCGGAGGGTGCACGCGAAGAACCGGCGAAATACGCAGATGACACTCCATTCGGGAAACTGGTCAAGAAAGAGACCGGAATCGCTGCAGAAGGAACCGGCGACTCTGTGCACTGCGAACTGATGCGGGCAAAAGAATTCGTTGATTACGAACCCCTCTCTGATGTCGGGAACCATCGGTGGATGCCCCGTGGAAAGATCATCCGCGATCTGCTTTCAGACTATGTCCTCGGGCTCGTACTCGACTATGGAGGTATGCCGGTTGAGACGCCGGTCATGTATGACCTCGACAACCCGGCCATCAACGAGCACGCCGGCAAATTTGGTGAGCGCCAGTACCGATTCAAGTCAGGCAACCGCAACATGATGCTCCGGTTTGCTGCATGCTTTGGAATGTTCTCCATCATGCATGACATGCACATCTCACCAAACACGCTCCCGATGAAGATGTATGAACTCTCCACATACTCCTTCCGCCATGAGCAGAAGGGAGAGTGCATTGGTCTGAAGCGTCTGCGTGCATTTACGATGCCTGACATGCACTCCCTCTGCCTTGACATGGACCAGACACTCGAATGCTTTGAAGAGCAGATGATGATGGGCTGGCAGAGCGGTCGCGACCTTGAGACCCCGCTTGCGGGCATATTCCGCTGTACAGAGGAGTTCTATGAAGAGCACGAGGAATGGGTGAAGGGCATCGTAAAGGCATCCGGTGTACCGATGCTCATTGAACTGCTCTCGGACCGTGTGCACTACTGGGTGGCAAAGGTGGACCTTGCAGCAATTGACGGGCAGGGACGTCCCATTGAAAACCCAACTGTCCAGATTGATGTGGAGTCCTCAACACGATTTGATATCAAATATTTCACCGATGAAGGAGAAGTCCATCCACCCATCATCCACTGTTCACCAACAGGGTCCATAGAGCGGGTTATCTGCGCCCTTCTGGAGAAGACCGCGACACAGGATGTCCCGATGCTCCCGGTATGGCTCTCTCCGACACAGGCACGGATTGTACCGGTCGCAGAGCGTCATATCTCATACGCAAAAGAGGTCTGCGAGAATCTGACAAAGGCAGGCATCCGCTGTGACGTTGACGACCGAGAGGAATCTGTTGGCAAAAAGGTAAGGGAAGCAGGCATGGACTGGGTGCCGTATGTGGCAGTCGTCGGGGACTCAGAGGCTGAATCAGGCACACTCACCGTGACCATCCGCAAGGAGTCACAGCCAAAGAAACCGTACAAGGAAGAGATGACAACAGAAGCACTGGCAGAGGCAATCTCAGCTGTGACTGCGGGCATGCCGGTACGCAAACTATACACCCCAAAGAACCTCTCTGTGAAACCACGGTTCATCTGA
- a CDS encoding threonine aldolase family protein, translating to MTQSDSKYRIYPTSFASDNNTGVHPAIIEAIVAANVGDTIAYGDDPYTERAVDVFRQHFGKDVEPFFVMNGTGANVTALAAITRPFEAVVCTDCAHINVDECGAPERVAGCKLLPVSAPDGKLKPADIESHLFGRGDEHNAQPRVVSLTQATETGTVYTPEEVRAIADTAHAHGMLVHMDGARICNAGAALGTSLREITHDAGVDVLSFGGTKNGLMLGEAVIFFNSDLAADYRYYRKQATQLASKMRFIAVQFTALLEGNLWLENALHANRMAALLAESVREIPGVEIVQPVESNAVFAAVPKTAISSIMEHSYFYLTGSDTRAPVARWMTSWKTTEEDVHVFATALTAAVRHAGKTE from the coding sequence ATGACGCAGTCAGATTCAAAATACCGAATATATCCAACGAGTTTTGCGAGTGACAACAATACCGGCGTTCACCCTGCCATAATAGAGGCTATCGTGGCCGCGAATGTTGGGGACACCATTGCATACGGTGATGATCCCTATACGGAAAGGGCAGTGGATGTCTTCCGGCAGCACTTCGGAAAAGATGTTGAACCGTTCTTTGTCATGAATGGCACCGGGGCAAATGTGACCGCCCTTGCAGCCATCACACGCCCATTTGAGGCGGTCGTATGCACGGATTGTGCGCATATCAATGTCGATGAGTGCGGGGCACCGGAACGGGTGGCCGGCTGTAAGCTCCTCCCGGTCAGTGCACCGGACGGGAAACTAAAACCGGCAGACATCGAATCACATCTCTTTGGACGGGGGGACGAACACAATGCACAGCCGCGGGTGGTCTCTCTCACCCAGGCAACAGAAACAGGAACTGTCTACACTCCTGAAGAAGTGCGGGCCATTGCAGATACCGCCCATGCACACGGGATGCTCGTACACATGGACGGGGCACGCATCTGTAACGCAGGAGCGGCCCTTGGGACATCCCTGCGGGAGATTACCCATGACGCAGGCGTGGACGTCCTCTCCTTTGGCGGCACAAAAAATGGTCTGATGCTCGGCGAGGCAGTGATCTTTTTTAATTCTGACCTTGCAGCAGATTACCGGTATTACCGAAAACAGGCAACCCAGCTTGCATCGAAGATGCGATTTATCGCAGTACAGTTCACTGCACTGCTGGAAGGAAACCTCTGGCTGGAGAATGCACTGCACGCAAACCGGATGGCTGCTCTCCTTGCAGAATCCGTCCGAGAGATCCCCGGTGTTGAGATTGTGCAACCGGTGGAAAGCAACGCGGTCTTTGCTGCTGTTCCGAAAACCGCGATATCTTCCATTATGGAACATTCCTATTTCTACCTGACCGGCAGTGACACACGGGCACCAGTGGCACGCTGGATGACGTCATGGAAGACGACAGAAGAGGATGTGCACGTGTTTGCCACAGCGTTGACTGCGGCTGTGCGTCATGCAGGCAAAACAGAGTAA
- a CDS encoding RNA methyltransferase — MAEVEIVLVEPLYEGNIGFAARVMKNFGFTRLVLINPPEMGIEASVRASHAKDVLESAVIAESLDDVIAESNMLVATTGEISKTISHAMRMPYYTPGELRDIVAPVEGKISILFGRENWGLSNEEVRQCDLVCTIPTSREYPIVNISHAVGIVCYELAHLPRGEYITASRREMDALYDHIDKFLDLVDHREYKRANTMTMMRRIFGRTRLTGREVTTLHGLIRRAEWHINEGKNGEMYDSVTDESDASSGQV; from the coding sequence ATGGCAGAGGTTGAAATCGTCCTTGTTGAACCCCTGTATGAAGGGAATATCGGATTTGCAGCACGGGTGATGAAGAATTTTGGGTTTACCCGTCTTGTCCTCATCAACCCCCCGGAGATGGGAATCGAGGCATCAGTACGGGCATCCCATGCAAAAGATGTGCTGGAATCAGCGGTGATCGCAGAATCTCTGGACGATGTGATTGCAGAGTCCAATATGCTCGTTGCAACAACCGGGGAGATCTCAAAGACAATATCCCACGCAATGCGCATGCCCTACTATACACCGGGCGAACTCCGGGATATTGTTGCCCCTGTCGAAGGCAAAATCTCCATCCTCTTCGGCAGAGAAAACTGGGGACTGTCCAATGAAGAAGTGCGGCAGTGCGATCTGGTATGCACTATCCCGACATCACGGGAGTATCCGATTGTGAATATTTCCCATGCAGTTGGTATTGTCTGCTATGAGCTTGCACACCTGCCGCGGGGAGAGTATATCACCGCTTCACGGCGCGAGATGGATGCGCTCTATGACCATATCGATAAATTTCTGGATCTCGTCGATCACCGTGAATACAAACGGGCCAATACCATGACCATGATGCGGCGGATCTTCGGACGCACCCGTCTTACCGGCCGGGAAGTAACCACCCTCCATGGGCTCATCCGGCGTGCCGAATGGCACATCAATGAAGGAAAAAATGGCGAAATGTATGATTCCGTGACAGATGAAAGCGATGCCAGTTCAGGCCAGGTGTAA
- a CDS encoding DNA topoisomerase I — protein sequence MHLIIAEKNIAARRIADILAASSDSSQVQKGAKVRTGKENGVSTYRFDDAVTLGLRGHVVEIDFEPGYSNWRSEVNTPRTLIDAGTIKKPTAKNIVALIKKLSKKATLVTIATDFDREGELIGKEAYEIVRSANKDVPVQRARFSAITAQEITTAFAEPDEIDFDLAAAGEARQIIDLLWGASLTRFISIAAKRGGKSILSVGRVQSPTLAMIVDREREIEAFVPEPYWMLSVDTEKDGTPVTARHTTDRFHDKNEAVMAEQNTSAPLVVTSAKEGTRTDRAPAPFDTTSFIVAAGRLRFSAANAMRIAEDLYMNGYISYPRTDNTVYPKSLDIDEVLKELKKSSLSRAVEWTQAHRRKEPTRGKKSSTDHPPIHPAGAAKKEALTDDQWKIYELIVRRFLATLSPDARWTTLKYLFDAGNETYTATGSRLAEAGYREVYTYSEAKETILPVMKVGDRLPVLGINNEEKYTTPPPRYSQSKLIQRMEELGLGTKSTRHEVIGKLVSRRYVEGTPVRPTLVGKGVVEAMENHGVPITNPEMTSTIEQHMEEIKEAKLSRDEVISESQTMLHHVFDALEANEEQIGREIMGRTDEERIIGKCPVCGNDLMIRQTKGMSQFIGCTGYPDCTFNIGLPSAAWGTAIREDKVCEVHGLNYVRLIRKGARPWEIGCPLCNHISSNREALMMMPSADEEMISRLHASHIYSVYEVANIEPERLTEALGTDLATVACLREEAEGVLELLRKRSELKKFVRKHVVPRRGRSPAKVAAALVEAGVNDLGGLASMTTEALTHTHLSEAEAETLLGEARAVYNRAILREYGVPAVSLKKYFEAGITTPADFCALHPAYLSIITGIKPDTAWKHATSVCNGMGIAPPQKVTAKMVEAGRKDLLEIPGLGEAMLERLYRAGVIDMPGLKAADASHLAKVTGIPAEKIRAFQDACK from the coding sequence ATGCATCTTATCATTGCAGAGAAGAATATTGCAGCCCGACGTATCGCCGACATCCTTGCCGCGTCGTCGGATTCGTCTCAAGTGCAGAAAGGAGCGAAGGTCCGCACAGGAAAGGAGAACGGTGTCAGTACCTACCGGTTTGATGATGCTGTAACCCTCGGGCTGCGGGGCCACGTGGTGGAAATTGATTTTGAACCGGGATACAGTAACTGGCGCTCAGAGGTGAATACGCCACGGACACTCATTGACGCAGGGACCATCAAAAAGCCAACCGCAAAAAATATTGTTGCCCTGATAAAAAAGCTCTCAAAAAAGGCCACACTCGTCACCATTGCCACTGATTTTGACCGTGAGGGAGAACTGATCGGCAAGGAGGCCTATGAGATTGTGCGTTCCGCAAACAAGGACGTGCCTGTGCAACGGGCACGGTTCTCTGCAATTACCGCCCAGGAAATAACCACTGCCTTTGCAGAACCTGATGAAATCGATTTTGACCTCGCTGCAGCGGGTGAGGCCCGCCAGATAATCGACCTCTTATGGGGTGCATCCCTCACCCGGTTCATCTCTATTGCCGCAAAACGAGGAGGAAAGAGTATTCTTTCCGTTGGCAGGGTACAGAGCCCGACACTCGCAATGATCGTTGACCGGGAGAGAGAGATTGAGGCGTTTGTACCGGAGCCGTACTGGATGCTCTCAGTGGATACCGAAAAAGATGGAACGCCGGTCACCGCACGCCACACCACCGACAGGTTCCATGACAAAAATGAAGCAGTGATGGCAGAACAAAATACGTCTGCACCGCTTGTTGTCACCAGCGCCAAAGAAGGAACACGGACTGACCGGGCACCGGCACCTTTTGATACGACATCGTTCATCGTTGCAGCAGGCCGCCTGCGATTCTCCGCTGCAAATGCGATGCGTATTGCAGAAGACCTCTATATGAACGGATACATTTCCTACCCCCGTACGGATAATACTGTTTATCCAAAGTCACTGGATATTGATGAAGTCCTGAAAGAACTGAAGAAGTCCAGTCTCTCCCGTGCGGTTGAATGGACACAGGCACACCGCAGGAAAGAACCAACCCGCGGAAAAAAATCAAGCACGGATCATCCGCCAATTCATCCGGCAGGGGCTGCAAAAAAAGAGGCCCTCACCGACGACCAGTGGAAGATATATGAGCTCATCGTCAGGCGGTTTCTTGCGACACTCTCACCGGACGCACGCTGGACGACCCTGAAATATCTCTTTGACGCAGGAAACGAGACCTATACTGCCACCGGGTCACGTCTGGCAGAGGCAGGATACCGGGAAGTATATACCTACAGTGAGGCAAAGGAGACCATCCTTCCGGTGATGAAGGTAGGTGACCGCCTTCCGGTCCTTGGCATCAACAATGAGGAGAAATATACCACACCGCCCCCACGGTATTCCCAGTCAAAACTGATTCAACGGATGGAGGAACTTGGCCTTGGCACAAAATCCACCCGGCACGAAGTGATTGGCAAACTGGTCTCACGCCGGTATGTGGAGGGCACCCCTGTTCGTCCGACTCTCGTTGGGAAGGGTGTTGTGGAGGCAATGGAGAACCATGGTGTACCCATCACAAACCCGGAGATGACAAGCACCATCGAACAGCATATGGAAGAGATCAAAGAGGCAAAACTCTCCCGTGATGAGGTCATCTCTGAGTCACAGACGATGCTGCACCATGTCTTTGATGCGCTCGAGGCAAATGAGGAACAGATTGGTCGTGAGATTATGGGCCGGACCGATGAGGAGAGAATCATCGGGAAATGTCCGGTCTGCGGCAACGACCTGATGATACGCCAGACGAAAGGGATGTCACAGTTTATCGGGTGCACGGGATACCCGGACTGTACGTTCAATATCGGCCTGCCTAGTGCTGCATGGGGTACCGCTATCCGGGAAGATAAGGTATGCGAGGTGCACGGCCTCAACTATGTCCGCCTTATCCGAAAAGGGGCCCGGCCGTGGGAGATCGGCTGCCCGCTCTGCAACCATATCAGTTCCAACCGCGAGGCGCTCATGATGATGCCTTCTGCTGATGAAGAGATGATTTCCCGTCTGCACGCGTCGCATATCTACAGTGTGTACGAGGTGGCAAATATCGAACCAGAACGGCTGACAGAGGCACTTGGTACAGACCTGGCAACTGTGGCCTGCCTGCGTGAAGAGGCAGAGGGCGTTCTGGAACTTCTCAGGAAGCGTTCTGAACTGAAAAAATTTGTCCGCAAACATGTAGTGCCCCGCCGGGGCCGTTCACCTGCCAAGGTGGCTGCTGCCCTTGTAGAGGCAGGTGTCAATGATCTGGGAGGGCTTGCTTCGATGACAACGGAAGCACTCACACATACGCACCTCTCCGAAGCAGAGGCGGAGACCCTTCTTGGAGAGGCACGGGCAGTATACAACCGTGCTATACTCCGAGAATACGGGGTGCCCGCGGTGAGCCTGAAGAAATACTTTGAGGCGGGCATCACCACGCCGGCTGACTTCTGTGCCCTGCACCCTGCATACCTCAGCATTATTACCGGAATTAAACCAGACACGGCCTGGAAACATGCCACATCGGTCTGCAACGGGATGGGCATTGCGCCACCGCAGAAGGTGACGGCAAAGATGGTGGAAGCGGGGCGCAAAGACCTTCTCGAAATCCCCGGACTGGGCGAGGCAATGCTTGAACGGCTGTACCGTGCAGGGGTTATTGATATGCCAGGACTAAAGGCTGCAGATGCCAGTCACCTCGCAAAAGTAACCGGTATACCGGCAGAAAAGATCCGTGCATTTCAGGATGCCTGCAAATAA